From the genome of Grus americana isolate bGruAme1 chromosome 9, bGruAme1.mat, whole genome shotgun sequence, one region includes:
- the CAMK2N2 gene encoding calcium/calmodulin-dependent protein kinase II inhibitor 2 — MSQVLPYGEDKVGRYGAEPEAGELPFSCRLQDTNAFFGGNQGKRPPKLGQIGRAKRVVIEDDRIDEVLKGMTEKSPPGV; from the exons ATGTCGCAGGTGCTGCCCTACGGCGAGGACAAGGTGGGCCGCTACGGCGCCGAGCCCGAGGCGGGGGAGCTGCCCTTCAGCTGCCGCCTGCAGGACACCAACGCCTTCTTCGGGGGTAACCAGGGCAAGCGGCCCCCCAAGCTGGGACAGATCGGCCGCGCCAAGAGAG TGGTGATCGAGGATGACCGGATAGACGAGGTGCTCAAGGGCATGACGGAGAAGTCGCCGCCGGGGGTGTAA
- the EEF1AKMT4 gene encoding EEF1A lysine methyltransferase 4 encodes MERRRAPAANRRYRQRRFWDALYRQEGAEPREWLGGLSRFLPQLEAELRPGDRILVLGCGNSALSHDLHELGYTDVTSIDFSPACIAAMRARYACCPGLRWAVMDIRALAFPDATFDVVLEKGTLDVLMVEETDPWDVSPQATAAMHRVLAEVSRVLRPGGCFISITFAQPHFRKPHYAQEAFGWSLRHTACGDGDASAFHYFLYVMRKGQLLDPSDLALGRRLHQPPPPPAPPPPTAPPDNDEDYLLAIQL; translated from the exons ATGGAGCGGCGGCGCGCGCCCGCCGCCAACCGCCGTTACCGGCAGCGCCGCTTCTGGGACGCGCTGTACCGGCAGGAGGGCGCCGAGCCCCGGGAGTGGCTGGGGGGGCTGTCCCGGTTCCTCCCGCAGCTGGAGGCCGAGTTGCGCCCCGGTGACCGCATCCTCGTTCTCG GCTGCGGCAACAGCGCCCTGAGCCACGACCTGCACGAGCTGGGCTACACCGACGTCACCAGCATCGACTTCTCTCCCGCCTGCATCGCGGCCATGCGCGCCCGCTACGCCTGCTGCCCCGGCCTGCGCTGGGCCGTCATGGACATCCGCGCCCTCGCCTTCCCCGATGCCACCTTCGACGTGGTGCTGGAGAAGGGCACCCTCGACGTGCTGATGGTGGAGGAGACTGACCCGTGGGATGTCTCGCCCCAGGCGACCGCTGCGATGCACCGGGTGCTGGCAGAG GTGAGCCGGGTGCTGCGCCCAGGGGGCTGCTTCATCTCCATCACCTTCGCCCAGCCCCACTTCCGCAAGCCCCACTATGCCCAGGAGGCCTTCGGCTGGTCCCTGCGCCACACCGcctgcggggacggggacgcCAGTGCCTTCCACTACTTCCTCTACGTCATGCGCAAGGGGCAGCTCCTGGACCCCTCGGACCTGGCCCTGGGGCGCCGGCTgcaccagccccccccaccccctgccccgccaCCGCCCACTGCCCCCCCAGACAATGATGAAGACTATCTCCTTGCCATCCAGCtgtga